Genomic DNA from Schistosoma haematobium chromosome 1, whole genome shotgun sequence:
ATGTCTCAGGAGGAGTTGGGCACGGTTGCAGGCTGACCACACCAGTTTCCTCCCCTTAAAATAATACGCTTCGTATGAATAGGCTGCATCCTCTGCATATTACGAGCGGGTATTCATGATCAATGTGGATACTAGGCCGATAACGAGCTCGAAGGATACAATTGAGAGCGCACTTTCATAGGAGTTGGAAGTCGTTTGTGGAGTAGAATGTTCATGACATGATATTGAATAAGTTGCGCTCTAACTCACTATTTTGTGCCCACTATTAAAGGTTTACCTATGAACTATCTCCCTTGGTCTGTTGTGATGACGGTTATACCATTAAAAGAAATCGAATTTTCTATCGGCACCCTAGCTTTTGACTCTGTTGACATGTCCTTTAGGAACGTAGCCATAGGCCGTCAAATGACTCGGTCAATACATGTTAAAACATACTCAAATTCTCTGACGAAGGAAATGATCGGGCGATATCGATGCGAATATGTCCAAATCTTGTGCCAACTTTATTACGCCTTATGGATGCCTAAGCCGAAAAACGAATATGCTGGTTCGTTTCGGCTGTATGGGATGCAAACCATTTTGTTTGATAATAGACTTTGTTCCAGGGTACGACATATTTAACATAATTTTGTTTCCCAATGGGTTCCAGCATACTTTTTACACCGTCCAACTGAGCTTCGGATTATAAATGAGCTTTGGCAGAAAACCACGCTTCCGATAATCTAAAATATCCCGCTTGTAATGTCGCTAGCTTAAGACAGTTAGAGTCCTCATCATTATCTTGAAAAATGCCTCCGCTTGTCGTTGATGTTAATGTTATTTAATATCAGATATGACACAATTAAACAATTTGTGTCGGCACTGTGTTTATCGTGATTTAGTGTGGAGATTTAGGAAGTGTTCCATGGTCAGTAAATACTGTGAAGGTAATACCATCTTAAAATTAGCGCATGTACTTAATAACTAGATGAATGTCTAAACATTCTTTCATGAAGATCATGTACATTGTTTGAGATACATTTCGTCTTTCAGAGAGGAAATCAAGTGATTTCAAGTTGTTACTTACCTGCTATTGAGAACTGATTTAATGGAGATGTTGGAGGAATCCGTTTTAAGTGATAAGTGTATTTCATTGGCTCTGATCACAAAGCAATACCTGAGTAGTTAACACTTTTCAGTGTTTTTAAATCACTATATAGCCATAACTAGTCGGTGTATCAAGTGCGAACAACCTTATGTCTTTCCACGAGGGTGGCGCTGTGATGTTGTAACTCCACTGGGAAAAAGTGACAGAAGACGTTTTAAACACCGCAAGGTGGCGCACTTTTACTGGTGTGTCAGATAACGAATAAAATCTGTCGACATCCTAATCCAGCATGTAACTCTAAAAAGCAATGTTTACTGAAAGCATACTAGACAGAACTTATCGctgattttattcatttagtatTTTAAAATTGAGTTCTCACTTTAGTAAAATGCTCTGTATGATTTTCACTGGCTACAAGTAGGTCGTCCGGAGAGGcatatacaaaaaataaacCTGGTACGAGTTGAAAGATGAAACGTTGAAATATTTGCCACGCATTTCTGAGAAAGGGAAGCATTGTGACGACTGTCCTTATTACACAATCGTAAACGAATTGGCGTATGACGATagtgtagaatccaaactacggtttggatgttgaagaatagccgaccggagactttagacacgcgccctttcatgtcgaaatcaaaacaagtaatcgggtaaatagcggttctataattcatcataaatttaaatgtaaatcgttacctaaacaaatattaccacccggctattcaaccaataattgttcaatcaatcaaatctaaattacaataaataaagaagttgatagaagatgagggaaaattaccagtcaaaacaaatgaacgttattctatcctgactggatagaacacacacaaaaggaggagcaaatcaatacggctaccgccaagaacaagggTCAAGTAAatcaacacagatgcagttcaggaagaaacacaaacttagtgaatgcgtaagaaaaacaaaaactataataaaaaatacaagtattaacaattcaaatgtaatcaaaatacaacaatgtacaactaaggggatcaataggaacaaagtacaagtatatacatggagggattttcaccaacacacaaaaccttcaaaatggatcttacactggcccccaaaatccctccatatcacacaagctaccttgatgcctatggtcatggttcattatataacatatcacaccataggaacgagtaggacttacaacagtacgcctactcgacctacctACATTGATAATACGAGGAACTAATTCGAGCCTTCAAGGAGGCATAATCTACGTATATCTCTCCTGACTAATCCACCGTTCGTACGAACAACCACTGTTCTAACTCTTCCGTCGTCATCTATTTCACAATCTTCAACTACTCCTATAGGCCATTTTCCACGAGTCGATATGTCCGAAGCCACGATCACTACATCCCCTTTCTGAAAATTGCGGTGTTCAACTAACCACTTTTGACGTTTTTGTAGGGACGGTAAATACTCTCTTAACCACCTTTTCCAAAACACATTGGCAAGATGATTAACCTGTTTCCAACGTTTGTCATATTTATCTCTGATGCTACCTTCTTCGACTATTCCGTCACATTCTCTCAATAATAACAAACTATTTGGCGACAAGGCTAGTTTATCGTTAGCATCTTGAACGATCGGAGTTAAGGGTCGATCGTTCAATATCCTTTCAATCTCAATCAAATAAGTGCTTAGCGTCTCATCGGTTAAAGTCTGTTCTctagttatcaataataacagtCGGCGTATGGACCTAATCATCCTCTCCCAGACTCCACCCCTATGGCTGGATGAGGGCGGGTTAAAATGCCACTGAATCTGCCTAGCTGACAGTTCCTTGTCTATTTTCTGTTGATTCAACTGTTGCACGAATCTCCTTAGTTCAGAGACTGCACCCACGAAATTTGACCCATTGTCACTGTAAATGTCTGCAGGTTTCCCTCTTCTTCCAATGAAACGTAGCAAGACCATTATAAAcgaatcagtattcaaactatgtgtcatttcaatatgtaccgCTCGGGTTTGCAAGCAAGTAAATACACATCCATAtcttttttctaatgatcttcctcTCTTGACCACAAGGGGTCCAAAGTAGTCTACTCCCACGGCTGAAAAGCTATACCatcctggttgaactctacaaACTGGAAGCGGCGCCATCAACTGTCGTCCTGTATTCATCGTAAACTGCCGGCATGTCACACACTTTCCTATCACTCTCTTAACCGTGctggttccttttattatccaatACCCTTTTCCGGATCGTAGCCAGTACTTGTGACGTTCCTGTGTGTCCTTGTTCCTTATgataatgtctaattatcatttctgtcactaagtgtcgactgggcaaTATTATTGGATGTTTAAAGGCATTTGGGAACTCTGAGTAgcttagtcgacctccaacgcagagtaacccatcaagtattatcggtgataagcccTTCAGATCGTTGTGACTAAGTAGGttaccattgtttttaaattcactaaatatTTCTCCATACACCtctttctgaaccatcaataaaattttacgcttggcgatgtcaagctccttgacctttaaacatcctagatgaacggatccttcgtGACTCGGTGAACGAAGTATCATCAggaattctatgaaccttctaagccatGCTACGGCTCTGACCAATTTCAACCACTCagaataataagagagaataggtgacatgttgtactttatactactcaagttaaccacagcagtttttctaaactcaatatcgtcaggagtaggttccggacagtcagtgattgctGTACAAAATTCGCCATGCAGTAAGGTAGGACATTTAAACCAAAGCTCAAGATCTGACATTTTTTGTATACCTCTCGAGGTCCAAGCAGCTGGACGACTTAACATAACTCCATTGTTCAATTTTCGTATACTGGTGCACATTGGCGAGGCGGTTGGCTATACAGGTGCTATAGCGGTTCTCGATATTCTTGATGTAGTACGACACTACCATGGAATCTGTATAGAAGTTTACCTTACAGAAAAAATTAGGCAGGCTTCTCTGTAAGACTTCACTAAGCCTCACGCTTAACACTGCTGCCGCCATTTCAGGCCTCGGTATAGTGACCTGTTTGATAGGTGCTACCCTAGACTTGCAGCACAACAAAATACAGTAGGGTTGTTCCTTCAAATAACTGACTCGTGCGTACGCGACTGCTCCATAACCGATCTCTGAAGCGTCACTGAACAGGTGCAATTCTATTTCCGCTTCGGGTTCGTCAATTCTCTTCTTAATACCCCTAGCTACCGTAATATGACCTATTTGACGCATAAAGTTCACCCAATTCAGCCACTCAGACACGTATGGCTCGTTGAGAGGCTGATCCCAGCCTATTTGGGACTTACATAGTTTTGCAAAAGAACCTTGGCAGTAAGACAGACTGGAGCAATTAAACCCAAAGGATCGAACAGAGAAGAAACTATAGATAGAATCCCTCTCCTAGTCAGAGGCCTTTCCGGTGCATCGAAGTAAAACTTGAATACATCTTGTTTAAAATCCCATTCTACTCCTAGAGTTCGATGGGTAGTGTCATAACTCGTTGACATTTCTATCAAAGACTCTTCTTTTCATACATCAGACAAGATGGTCCTTACTTCCTCCGAGTTGGTGAACCACTTCTTTAGTTTAAAACCTCCTCTACATAGTAATTCACTTATTTGCTTTAACAAAACTCTTTGCCTGATCACAAGTAGAAAAGGATAttaagcaatcatcaacatagaaattattcttgacagcatctacgacataaccatcataaccgtcgGAGAATATGTGGGCCGTCTTTTTCAAGGCGAAGTTTGCACAAAATGGCGATGATGTGGCaccaaatggatgagatgtcattCGAAACTCAGATGGTTCCTTtgacatgtctccctcctgccaccacagaaatcttaaggctcctcgatcagactcagggaccttcacttgcatgaacatttcttcaatatCTGCCGAGATTGCAACTGCTTCCTTGCGAAAACGCAATAATATAAACACTAACTCAGCAGTGGTGTCAGgtccttgataaatcatatcgtTTAGAGAAATACCTGCAAACTTGGCcgcacaatcaaggaccactctaagttTTTCTGGCTTTTTCGGATTTAACACagcatgatgaggtaaataccaccGGGGACGATAATTCGGTTGCAACTGTAGTTCGGGTACTTTCTCTG
This window encodes:
- a CDS encoding hypothetical protein (EggNog:ENOG410VD12~COG:S), whose product is MNTGRQLMAPLPVCRVQPGWYSFSAVGVDYFGPLVVKRGRSLEKRYGCVFTCLQTRAVHIEMTHSLNTDSFIMVLLRFIGRRGKPADIYSDNGSNFVGAVSELRRFVQQLNQQKIDKELSARQIQWHFNPPSSSHRGGVWERMIRSIRRLLLLITREQTLTDETLSTYLIEIERILNDRPLTPIVQDANDKLALSPNSLLLLRECDGIVEEGSIRDKYDKRWKQVNHLANVFWKRWLREYLPSLQKRQKWLVEHRNFQKGDVVIVASDISTRGKWPIGVVEDCEIDDDGRVRTVVVRTNGGLVRRDIRRLCLLEGSN